One Arenicella xantha DNA segment encodes these proteins:
- the topA gene encoding type I DNA topoisomerase, translating into MGKSLVIVESPAKAKTINKYLGSDYIVKSSVGHIRDLPTSGGDKKPIDAKERARQAAITRKLSPEDKIIHKQKKSKQQLINRMGVNPDKDWEARYEILPGKEKVVDELVKLAKDADVIYLATDMDREGEAIAWHLQEAIGGDPSRYRRVVFNEITKTAIQAAFEKPGPVDMARVNAQQARRFLDRVVGYMVSPLLWAKIARGLSAGRVQSVALRLVVEREREIRAFIPEEYWDLFADLKTAGKDSVNFEVRKHRGENFKPLTEAQTLAAIDELKAADYRIADIKERPTSTKPTAPYITSTLQQAASTRLGFGVKKTMMLAQRLYEAGYITYMRTDSTNLSQGAVAQCRDYIADKYGKKYLPESPISYASKEGAQDAHEAIRPSDVSILPTQLSNVDRDAERLYTLIWRQFLACQMTPAKFMSTSVVVEAGDYELRTRGRVILFDGYQKVQPPMSAKGDDDAVLPPMKVNEVLALQALNPTQHFTKPPARFTEASLVKELEKRGIGRPSTYAAIISTIQDRGYVQVEKRRFYAQKMGDIVTERLVESFTELMDYDFTANMEDRLDDVAKGRLEWRDLLNRFYSEFSETLLKAQNDDDGGMRPNEPTETDIECPTCGRPMQVRTGTTGVFLGCSGYVLPPKERCKSTMNLVPGDEAVNVDEDDEAEAKLLIKKHHCAICHSAMDSYLLDESRKLHICGNNPDCAGFEVEQGVFKIKGYEGPVLECDKCGSDMQLKNGRFGKYFGCTSEDCKNTRKLLRNGEAAPPKMDPVSMPDLKCLKVDDHYVLRDGASGLFLAASGFPKNRETRAPLVAEILPYKDQIDKKYTYLFDAPVADKDGVPTVIRYSRKTKEIYVQSEDDGKATGWKAFYEGGKWVITDGKSVKKPKAKKKASKKKAKKKVTKKKASKKKVSKKQ; encoded by the coding sequence ATGGGCAAATCGTTAGTTATCGTCGAGTCACCAGCAAAGGCTAAAACGATCAACAAATATTTAGGTAGCGACTACATAGTTAAGTCCAGTGTTGGTCATATTCGAGATTTGCCAACCAGTGGTGGCGACAAAAAACCAATTGATGCCAAGGAGCGTGCGCGCCAAGCAGCAATTACGCGAAAGTTGTCACCAGAAGACAAAATCATCCACAAGCAAAAGAAAAGCAAGCAGCAGTTGATCAATCGAATGGGGGTGAATCCCGACAAAGATTGGGAGGCGCGCTACGAAATCTTGCCTGGTAAAGAGAAGGTGGTGGATGAATTAGTTAAGCTTGCCAAAGATGCTGACGTTATTTATCTCGCGACGGATATGGATCGTGAGGGAGAAGCAATCGCATGGCATTTGCAAGAAGCCATCGGCGGCGACCCGTCACGTTATCGACGTGTGGTGTTTAACGAGATTACCAAGACGGCTATTCAAGCCGCATTTGAGAAGCCTGGCCCTGTTGATATGGCTAGAGTCAACGCTCAGCAGGCCAGACGATTTCTTGATCGCGTGGTGGGCTATATGGTGTCGCCACTATTGTGGGCTAAAATCGCGCGTGGCTTGTCAGCAGGCCGTGTTCAATCAGTCGCCTTGAGGTTGGTTGTGGAGCGCGAGCGCGAGATTCGGGCATTCATTCCAGAGGAATACTGGGACTTATTTGCTGATCTGAAGACCGCCGGTAAAGATTCGGTCAATTTTGAGGTGAGAAAGCATCGCGGTGAGAATTTCAAGCCGTTGACTGAGGCGCAGACCTTAGCTGCTATTGATGAGTTAAAGGCGGCGGATTACCGTATTGCCGACATCAAAGAGAGGCCTACATCGACTAAGCCTACTGCGCCGTATATAACGTCCACATTGCAACAAGCCGCAAGCACTCGGCTTGGGTTTGGTGTGAAAAAGACCATGATGTTGGCTCAGCGGCTCTATGAAGCCGGTTATATCACTTATATGAGAACCGACTCGACCAATTTGAGTCAGGGCGCCGTTGCTCAGTGTCGTGACTACATTGCTGATAAATACGGTAAGAAATATTTGCCTGAGTCACCAATTTCTTATGCGAGTAAAGAAGGCGCGCAGGACGCGCATGAGGCGATTCGCCCTTCGGATGTGTCAATACTGCCGACTCAGTTAAGTAATGTTGACCGTGATGCCGAGCGCCTTTACACCTTGATTTGGCGGCAATTTTTGGCTTGTCAGATGACGCCAGCTAAGTTTATGAGCACCAGTGTGGTGGTTGAAGCTGGTGACTATGAGTTACGCACACGTGGGCGTGTCATTTTGTTTGATGGCTATCAGAAGGTGCAGCCTCCAATGAGCGCCAAAGGCGACGATGATGCGGTATTGCCGCCGATGAAGGTCAATGAAGTGTTGGCTTTGCAGGCGCTAAACCCAACGCAGCATTTCACTAAGCCGCCAGCACGGTTTACCGAAGCGAGTTTGGTTAAGGAATTAGAGAAGCGTGGTATCGGTCGACCGTCTACTTACGCAGCGATTATTTCGACGATCCAAGACCGTGGCTATGTGCAAGTTGAAAAGCGTCGTTTTTACGCACAAAAAATGGGCGATATTGTGACCGAGCGCTTGGTCGAGAGTTTTACTGAACTAATGGACTACGATTTTACCGCTAACATGGAAGATCGTTTGGATGACGTAGCTAAAGGTCGACTGGAGTGGCGCGATTTACTTAATCGCTTTTATTCCGAGTTCTCAGAAACCTTGCTTAAGGCGCAGAATGACGATGACGGTGGCATGCGGCCCAATGAGCCGACTGAAACCGATATTGAATGCCCGACCTGTGGTCGGCCGATGCAGGTTCGCACCGGAACTACCGGGGTATTCCTTGGGTGTTCAGGTTATGTGTTGCCGCCGAAAGAGCGTTGCAAGTCCACTATGAACTTGGTGCCGGGTGATGAAGCCGTTAACGTTGATGAAGACGATGAAGCTGAAGCAAAGTTGCTTATCAAAAAGCATCATTGTGCAATTTGTCATTCGGCTATGGATAGTTATTTGCTTGATGAGTCTCGTAAGCTGCACATTTGTGGGAACAATCCTGATTGTGCGGGCTTTGAGGTTGAGCAAGGTGTGTTCAAGATTAAGGGCTATGAAGGGCCGGTACTTGAATGCGATAAGTGTGGCAGCGACATGCAGTTAAAAAATGGTCGTTTTGGCAAGTATTTTGGTTGTACCAGCGAAGATTGTAAGAATACACGTAAGCTGCTTCGCAATGGTGAGGCAGCGCCGCCTAAGATGGACCCAGTGTCGATGCCCGACTTGAAGTGCCTTAAGGTCGATGACCATTATGTGCTACGAGATGGTGCGTCCGGCTTGTTTCTAGCGGCGAGCGGGTTTCCTAAAAATCGTGAAACTAGAGCGCCTTTAGTGGCTGAAATTCTGCCATATAAGGATCAGATTGATAAAAAGTACACCTATTTATTCGATGCGCCTGTCGCGGATAAGGATGGTGTGCCGACGGTGATTCGCTACAGTCGTAAGACTAAGGAAATCTACGTTCAGTCAGAGGACGATGGTAAGGCGACTGGTTGGAAGGCTTTTTATGAGGGTGGCAAATGGGTCATCACTGATGGTAAGTCGGTGAAAAAGCCTAAAGCGAAGAAAAAAGCATCCAAGAAAAAGGCCAAGAAAAAAGTCACTAAGAAGAAGGCCAGCAAAAAGAAGGTTAGTAAAAAGCAGTAA
- a CDS encoding LysM peptidoglycan-binding domain-containing protein, with amino-acid sequence MTTKKLNLHQNRARTSYRKSFQKTIAGFLMGLVLGSVSIASLAQDNPVLADSYPDRYTVVEGDTLWGISARFLRDPWRWPEVWQGNPQVQNPDLIFPGDVLVMTFVDGRPVLKSLRRETVKMSPSARSVRYDSIPVIDPAAISAYLDAPLVTDDNELKNAGYIVDGFDNRLLMGKYDQFYARNILDTEADAYRVFRAGRHFIDPFTGESLGWEAVHLGDANMLKGGDPARLVLTKAYKDVTLRDRLRPIYDKEALPFYFPKAPDNDDVRGVILETPNASTELGALSIVAVNLGIREGMKVGDVLRIRSQSVAKKDPMTGEAYKIPEEKVGLGMVFRTFEKVSYMLITDTKRQVRPGDVVVSPNQE; translated from the coding sequence ATGACAACAAAAAAACTAAATTTACACCAAAATCGCGCACGCACTTCCTACCGAAAGTCTTTTCAAAAGACAATTGCTGGGTTCTTAATGGGACTGGTGCTTGGTAGTGTATCAATCGCAAGTCTCGCTCAGGATAACCCAGTTCTAGCGGATTCGTACCCAGATCGCTACACGGTGGTTGAGGGCGATACCTTATGGGGTATCTCGGCTCGGTTTCTGCGTGATCCATGGCGCTGGCCCGAAGTATGGCAGGGTAATCCTCAAGTTCAAAACCCAGATCTCATTTTTCCGGGTGACGTATTGGTGATGACCTTTGTTGATGGTCGACCAGTATTGAAGTCATTGCGTCGAGAGACGGTCAAGATGTCGCCGTCAGCTCGCAGTGTTCGCTACGATTCCATTCCGGTAATTGATCCTGCTGCGATCAGTGCTTATCTCGATGCGCCATTGGTGACTGATGATAATGAACTGAAAAATGCGGGGTATATTGTCGACGGATTCGATAATCGATTGTTGATGGGCAAGTATGACCAGTTTTATGCCAGAAACATTCTTGATACCGAAGCCGATGCCTACCGCGTATTTCGTGCTGGCCGGCACTTTATCGACCCATTTACTGGCGAAAGCTTGGGTTGGGAAGCGGTGCACTTAGGTGACGCAAATATGCTTAAAGGCGGCGATCCAGCTCGGCTCGTATTGACCAAAGCCTACAAAGACGTGACATTACGTGATCGGTTACGCCCTATTTACGATAAAGAAGCGCTACCGTTCTATTTCCCTAAGGCGCCAGACAACGATGACGTCCGTGGCGTTATCTTGGAGACCCCTAATGCGTCAACTGAATTGGGAGCGCTGTCGATAGTGGCGGTTAATCTCGGTATTCGTGAGGGTATGAAGGTTGGCGACGTGCTTAGAATACGAAGCCAATCTGTTGCCAAGAAAGATCCAATGACTGGCGAAGCATATAAAATTCCAGAAGAAAAGGTTGGCTTGGGAATGGTTTTCAGAACGTTTGAAAAGGTCAGTTATATGTTGATTACTGACACCAAGCGTCAAGTTCGCCCAGGTGATGTTGTGGTTAGCCCCAACCAAGAGTAA
- the def gene encoding peptide deformylase produces MAILEILVYPDERLRTVAKPVKTVDDRVRTLVSDMIDTMYDANGIGLAATQVDVHEQVIVMDLSDDRNSPLILINPTVIERDGEQVYDEGCLSVPEYYAPVKRAERIKITALDQQGEIFELDAEGLLAVCIQHEMDHLAGKVFVDYLSRLKQDRIRKKMVKRARL; encoded by the coding sequence ATGGCGATTTTAGAAATATTAGTCTACCCCGATGAACGCCTCAGAACCGTGGCAAAACCCGTTAAAACGGTGGATGACCGCGTTCGTACGCTCGTTTCCGACATGATAGACACCATGTACGACGCCAACGGTATCGGCTTAGCCGCTACCCAAGTCGACGTACATGAACAAGTTATCGTGATGGATTTGTCCGACGATCGCAACTCTCCATTGATATTAATTAATCCTACCGTGATAGAACGTGACGGCGAACAAGTATACGACGAAGGCTGTCTATCGGTTCCAGAATACTATGCGCCGGTCAAACGAGCCGAACGCATAAAGATCACCGCATTAGACCAGCAAGGTGAAATCTTTGAGCTTGATGCTGAGGGCCTGCTCGCCGTTTGCATACAACATGAGATGGATCATTTGGCAGGTAAAGTATTTGTCGACTATCTATCACGACTCAAGCAGGACCGCATTCGCAAGAAGATGGTTAAGCGAGCACGTCTGTAG
- the dprA gene encoding DNA-processing protein DprA, translating to MKKQSSRDTCRSDWCALIRDRRWSTRQKLILLESIGPPAAVLNAPRSRIQELIGLTKHWHAGRAAARDVERDMDWLSQASHQLIDFWHASFPSALRELPDPPIALFAIGDLTCLNEPKVSIVGSRRPTPVGRRLVASIASDLARLGVVVTSGMALGIDGLAHQAALAENAKSIAILGSGLDRPTPSRHEKLYKQLCETGLVLSEYPIGTHATRYTFPERNRLVSGVSLGVVIVEAAERSGTLITARLAMEQNREVMVLPGSALSAQYAGSHRLIQQGAGLVLDGQDVLNCLALEIQQSVAASSKTEAAIVRGLPSDCVELLHCIDAAGSTVNDIILESGLTPAEVSSMLITLELAGAVAVGVDGGYVNLS from the coding sequence ATGAAGAAACAATCATCCCGAGATACCTGTCGCTCCGACTGGTGTGCTTTGATCCGAGATCGACGTTGGTCGACTCGTCAGAAGCTTATTTTACTTGAGAGTATCGGTCCGCCAGCGGCAGTATTAAATGCACCTAGGTCGCGCATCCAAGAATTGATAGGGCTGACTAAGCACTGGCATGCTGGGCGGGCGGCGGCGCGCGACGTTGAGCGAGACATGGATTGGTTGTCACAAGCCAGTCACCAGTTAATCGATTTTTGGCATGCGAGTTTTCCATCGGCATTACGGGAGTTGCCAGATCCTCCGATTGCCCTGTTTGCGATTGGCGATCTTACTTGCCTCAATGAGCCGAAGGTCTCAATTGTCGGGTCACGTCGTCCAACTCCGGTTGGCCGTCGTTTAGTCGCATCGATTGCGTCGGATTTGGCGCGGCTCGGAGTTGTGGTAACGAGTGGTATGGCGCTTGGCATTGATGGTTTGGCGCATCAAGCGGCTCTGGCTGAAAATGCGAAGAGTATTGCAATTTTGGGTAGTGGTTTAGATCGACCTACACCAAGTAGGCATGAGAAGTTATATAAGCAGCTGTGTGAGACAGGATTGGTGTTGTCAGAATACCCTATTGGCACGCATGCGACCCGCTACACGTTTCCCGAGCGTAACCGCCTAGTAAGTGGTGTATCGCTCGGTGTGGTGATTGTGGAGGCTGCTGAGCGCAGTGGAACGCTGATTACCGCGCGGCTGGCGATGGAGCAGAATAGAGAGGTCATGGTGTTGCCCGGTTCGGCTTTGAGTGCTCAATATGCTGGGTCGCATCGGCTTATTCAGCAGGGCGCTGGGTTGGTGCTTGACGGTCAAGATGTCTTGAACTGTCTGGCCCTAGAGATTCAGCAGTCAGTGGCTGCCAGTAGTAAGACTGAAGCGGCTATTGTTCGAGGTTTGCCGTCAGATTGTGTCGAATTATTGCATTGTATTGACGCTGCTGGTAGCACCGTGAACGACATAATTTTGGAGAGCGGATTGACGCCAGCAGAAGTTTCATCCATGCTAATAACGTTGGAGTTAGCTGGCGCTGTCGCGGTTGGGGTAGATGGAGGTTATGTCAATCTGTCGTAA
- a CDS encoding DUF494 family protein, translating to MKEDMLEVLIYLFENYIADGVALDPSHDELADELAGAGFPGEEIEKAFVWLEGLLEISEQDTQHNQPQAAESWRYYTADEFACLKLEGTSLLTRLVDAGVLDQFLREMVIDRVMALDSAEVNIDHIKWVILMVLSNQPGFSEIAEWAEVVVTEDLAPVIH from the coding sequence ATGAAAGAAGATATGTTGGAAGTCTTGATTTATCTCTTCGAGAATTACATTGCCGATGGCGTAGCACTTGACCCCAGTCACGATGAATTGGCGGATGAACTTGCCGGTGCGGGCTTTCCCGGAGAAGAAATTGAGAAGGCGTTCGTTTGGCTCGAAGGTCTACTAGAAATTAGCGAGCAAGACACACAGCACAATCAGCCACAGGCAGCCGAATCATGGCGCTATTACACGGCTGATGAGTTTGCGTGCTTGAAACTTGAAGGAACGTCGTTACTTACTCGATTGGTTGATGCCGGCGTATTAGACCAGTTTCTTCGTGAGATGGTGATTGATCGTGTAATGGCGTTGGATTCCGCTGAAGTGAATATTGACCACATAAAATGGGTCATTTTGATGGTGTTGAGTAACCAGCCAGGCTTCTCTGAGATTGCGGAATGGGCCGAAGTGGTAGTAACTGAAGACCTTGCGCCGGTGATTCATTAG